DNA from Coffea arabica cultivar ET-39 chromosome 10c, Coffea Arabica ET-39 HiFi, whole genome shotgun sequence:
TTCATTTGACAGCGATTATCGTCATTCAAAATGCTTAATGACTTAAATGGATTTGGTTATGTCAACTCATTAACAAATAGATTATGACACAATACAACACAAAAGTTTAGTTGGTTAAGTCTAGGTTGAGGTTTTTCTACATGAACATAACAACATGACCCTCTTTGGTAATAACACTTTACCCATGTGTTTGGCAATTATTGTACTTAAGCTtccaaaaagtgaaaaaaagtgCAACAGACAAATATAGAAGAAGGTAGCTGGTGTAAACAAAATGTTACTATGAGTAAGTTTCaatttattgtttcttttaaaaaaagtgATTGTGGATTAAATgtgatacaattttttttttcccaaaagcgGTAGAAGTATTTTATTCGAGCAAAATGCTAAGTACAAAAGGGTGAGCAACTGCTCTCAAAATCTTCCCTGGCTGCATGCACTAACCAGACAAGGAAAGAGGTCCTCCAAGAGGTTTCCTCACAACAGTTAAGGGCAAATGTGCCAAAGAGTGACTAACAAAGTTGCAATTCcttttgacaaaagaaaagcaaCATTTCTCAAAGAAACAGCTCATCCGAGAGATGTCTTCCAGTATCACACCAATCCATTTATCGTTCCAGTCTCTCTGCATTAGTTTTTCCACAATCTCCTTGCAATCTGATTCAATCTGCACCCTATTCCAGCCTTCTAGTGTGGCTAATTCCACTGCTCTCCTTATAACCATAGCTTCCTCCATCTTGGCATTCCTACTGCACAATCTCAGGACTGCCCACATTGCTAATAACCTTCCTCTGCTATCTCTTGCAGCAATTCCCCACCCTGCCTTCATCATAAATGTGATACAATTGGTTaacaaattttagttggtttcatatgtttaataattagataaaaaaatttctaaattgcATCACAGTGAAGCTTAATGAATTGCATTGAGAGAAATTCCACATGAATACCGTAACCAGTAACTAATGTATAAGTATGTATTTTATCTTTAACCCCTTATTCGATAAATGGAGTTTGCCTCTATTGAAAATCCTTTCCAACTTGTTCATCCATTTTCATGTTTAGTATGCATCATTAAAGTTGAAAAGTCCTTTGCCCCTAAAATGCTCACTCTAACTTTATCCTAGAATCTCTATTACtcagagagagaaagagagaggcaGGGAGAGAGAGCCTTTTCCATCTTCATCCTCAAGCCTCAAATGTCCAAAATACGAGGATGTCAAATTTATTCTTACATATTTTTACTATaaacaaattttaatatatttgtGAATTTAATTAATAATTGATTGTAATTTTTAACTTTAATGATTTTTTCCTACATCTAGAATAGTTTTCCTATGTTTAATTAAAGGTGTTGAGTTCAAATTTCCCTTCCCACATTGCAGCTTCTTGAATCCCACCTCTTCACTATtacgaatttttttttaatttttacgataatatttattttaaaaaatttttacctGTTGTATAAGAATTTAGTCAAATTTCAtataataataagaataagaatATAAAGAGAATATGAATATTTGGCATCATGTAATTTATACTCAACCTTGTTAATTATATTTCTAACGAATatgaaatttaaattaaatGCCGAGAATAAATCAAGTATTACAATTgaaatccttatactatataagaatgagtctAGGACTTGAATTTCAATCGCAAGGGTGGGGCTTTTTGGAAATGTGAGAGTGTTTGAGGTGTAATTTGAGTATTGAATATGAGTCATTATAACTAATTTAGTTTTGATGTAATTACTTGGATGTCCTTTTTAACATTTAAAACTAGGAGTAAGTTTGATATGTGACAGTGTTTGATATCCAATTAAACATTGGGTACAACTGAATTCAGCTTATGTTTTAGTGACATTACATAAAAGCCCTTCTAATCATTTAATTGTATTAACATCTAAgtcttttaatttcttaaaacctTTCTCATCCGTTATTTGCAAAGTTATGATATATAGATGTTAAGACACAATTAATGTCAATTAGTAGAGAAGTCTGGTTTTTTGACCGTTACCATAGTAACCCTCAtctattcaaattcatttcatttacttatagGTTTTGTTCCACCATAATCATGCAGCATATTGAATTCGGATGTTGCTACATTAGCTACTCCTCTTCCCCATTTTGCAACATCTTTCTCAATAGGTATGTTTTCTTTAACCAATCTACTTTTTGGTTGTAAAAAATCTGTAATATTGCAAGTTGTATGTGCAAtaattttttagcattttaattcaatttttcatGTTAGACAAGCTTGATAAGGAAGAGGCcacatttgttaattgttatttatggtttaaaataagtttatcatcataaattttCCCATTTATAGATTGCAtctacttcttttgttgttttaactatTAGTTAGGGTAATTTTCAAATCGTTTGCTACTTTATTGACTATTccatttagacaatttttcacTTCATCTGATTTGCTAATATGTTTAACTATCTACTTAAAACTATTTGGCTACAACTCTTAAGTATGTACctcattacttttaattgtttttcttgAATTGAGTGGATTAAGGTGCTTTGATACTTTTTGAGGTAATTATTCCTCTAAATTAGCATGTTAGTTGTTTTTGCAACTAACACAAAACTGATATTTCGTGATTGTAACCCTTATCAAGAAAGAGATGTTTTGCTATATGTCCTTAATCATACGATAACTTATAATTAATTGCTTGCTCATGTGAAGGCCTCGTGATGATATATCTTTGGAATCAATATAAATTCAAGAATTTGGTTTGCAAGAACCGAAATTCCACTAGCAATGATTTCTTCAAGTATGCTAATTGTTCAAATCTCACTTATATGACAAGATAATGTGGTAGATTACCCTCATATCaagatcaaattcaaattaaataataaattttaataTCCCTAAAGTGCATGAGCAGATATAAATATGTCTTTTATTATACTACGTTAGATGCAAAGTAGTTGATCGTatcttatatttatattttattgtatattatattttttaactcaacatgtaacttatgattttttttatttaatatcaCATAATAAAAATTGTCATACTTCAATTCTTATACTAGAAATTGCCAAATAATAAGTATTAACTATCTTTAATTATAGATACTAAACTCCCGTGCGTTGCGCGGCCTTTTCCCCTAGTATTTCAATATGAATGACActcaatcatatatatataataacgTCGTATTCTCATACTTATCCCTtcatattttctctttcctacgtAGCTTAACGAGACGGCAAGTAGTTTCCTACGTGGCTTGCTCCTTTTTTGTTTAGATaaatatcaattcttatttcttataaaaattcttaatattatatgattattaTTTCCTACCAAAAAAAGGAACTGGAAAGTAATGcgatataaataaaagagatataAATCTCCTCTATTAGATATATAGGAATAaatgataatatatttttttgtagtgtcctattcttttttttttttaacaatttcatcaTAGATCCTTTTTATTTTAGGATAATCTACCCATATATAGAACAACATACAAACAATCTAGacatgaaaattaaagaaagttaACCCGAGAAAGTTTTTACAAGATTCACAGTCCCCCATGCATAATTGATGTACAAAGGGAAATGGTACTTCATCTGAttgaaaaattctggaaaagtcCACAAAGAAAATAGAGTGTCATCaaccaaagaaataaaatcccATTATCATAACTAAAGAAAGATGAGATAAAACATTAGatatttgttgaatttttgcACCTCAAAGGCCCCTACCTGACCCTCCGTCCGTAGTGCCCTCCAATCCAAGAGAAAGGCCTCCGTCCGTAGTGTCCTCCGCccgtctttttttttaatatatttctgCTAATAATTCCTTAATCACAATACATCTCTACCCAGATGGTGGGGAGTATTTCGTGTATGGACTCACATTATAGGAGTCCATGCACTTAAAGGACTCGATATAGTGGAGGTGGTCTTTTAAGATCGGTAAAATCTATCCTGATAACGCATTTGTAAATTTATTACATACAAGTTTATATTCGTGCATAGTACGGGTCACATAAGGTCTTATTTCTACCCAAAGTTATTTGGACAATTATGGTTTTATTTCTtataagaattcttaatattatagGATTTTTATTTCCTGCCCAAAGTTACGTACTTTAAGCAACTTAAATTAAGATAAACATACTTTTAATGTTCTTATCAATATCTCTTTGTAttcttatcaattcttatttcctatgTCTACACTATATATAGCCTCTAATATATtgatttcaatcattaaatttaTGGTTAGGTATTTCTAGTGCAAGCGGTTGGCATATTAAAGTATCGATTTTGGGTTTTCACTCCTCTTGATTATCAGGTACATCttctttcaatatatatatatatatatatatatatatatatatatatatttttaaaaagcaTGTTGATCTTTAATTGTAAAAGCTTAGtaacatatcttgaattttgttttttttgttttattttttatttgttttgtatgaagACATAGGATTTAAACAAGTACTTTCATCATTATTTTTGTAGGATTTTTTCTAACATGTTTGTTAATAATTGATTTTTGTGATCATATACTACGATATTTGTTAATTTACCTTCaggaaaaacaaccaaaaacaaaaggcacTGGAAAGTAATGCAATATAAATACAAGAGACATAAATATCTCTATTAGATATATTTGCAAATTCATTAGTTAATTAAAAGACTCTGGCCGTTTACTTAATTATAATCTTTACATATTGTTATACACAAACTTGAATgcgataaatcatttatttatttttatacttAGTTATCCTACTTTGCTATCATGCAGTGATAATAGAAAATCAATAAATGTTGATTTGCATAGACAAATCGAGGAGAATGTTCaaacagaaaaaacaaaaacaagtttctgaatagtagaatattatttgatactatttactgcactttttatttattttcaagtttttgaatgttatggtattgttgaatgttattttttctatttttgaattattattcactgaattagatgttcacatttatattataagaatacttTACATTACAATGCGCACATAGTAATATATTTAAGACAagttataatagattatacattaaatatgtattttatatcgacatttttataaattgactaaagtttattatttttcgacGATTCCCGTTCAACGAACGAGTACAAAACTAGTTATTCATAAAGCAAAAAGAATAGTGGTTGTATGACAGGCGCTCTGATCTATAGATCACAGACAACTGCTAGTGTTGGTGCTTTTCTAAACTTAATTTGATGTTACAAAGAACAcctttattattttaatttacaACAAAACACCACCATCCCTTCACTGCTTCCCTTCCTCTCTCATCTCCTCAATCCTAACAGCGCCACCTCCCCAAGCATTTACCAAACCCTTATAAATTTGCTATAACAAATTTTATTAACATCTGCACCATATGTCTtgcattaaaaattataaaatactaTATTTAATTTCAATCACCTAATTATTGGTGGAAATAGTAATTCATTAACTCACTCTCTTCACCGATTCCTCGACGAGTCAATTTATAAACTATGTCGCACATGATGAAATTAACAGGGGTTCAACATTCCTCTCTTGGATTTGGGCTGCAACCAATCTGTTAAAACTCCTATAAAAGTTAATTGACAGCCCATATATCTCAATTGAAATTAttaagggttattatcactttacccctttAACGTTTGGTGTCACTATCAATTTCTCtcttaacgttatcttttagtcactttacccctaagactaacggtcaaacttaacggagtttgttaattaaagtgaaaagacatgcttaacccttaaaattattatcattttaccccCATAAACTATAGTTTCATTTTCAATTTACCTCATAGAATTATTTTTTAAGCAATTTATCctaccattaaaccaacttagtatgttaaaaaattttagaagaaaataccctccactttgcataataaaaataataaaaaatttagagtggtTCTTGTCCTTtttaatatcaagaaaaaaagttaaaatattaattactttcttcttgacaatcttattaatagcaaaaaagaatagaaagatggagagggggagagggagagggagagctcaattctttttttaaaaattacaaataagaaagaattaaatactgttattattttaaaattatttcactttttgtTTACTAGCAAATTCCAATCATAATCCCAACAATCTTAATGTAATACGATAATattagacttttctttattttctttctttgcaaaatctaattttcgttcttcttcttttctatttctttttcttttcctagtatcaataagtgtgaaaaaaagaaatttgagaaaattcttttatttttatgttttttgacctcttaaagtgaaaaaaagggagaataactattccaacttttttatttttaattatatataaaaaagggtaaatatatttaaaattttatgaccatactagttagattaacgataaagtaaaatgtctagaaaataataatgttaggaactaaagtgattgtatcactataatctaaacgaataaaatgataataacaatgtagtaatgctataaaataaaagggtatttttgtccaaaatttcttaacatgttggGTTGAATTATTTATGAGGGTAAAGTgattaaaagataacgttagggggtaaactgatagtagtgatatagtttaagggagtaaagtaataataaccCAATTATTAAATTCAGATCTTCTTGTGTACTCATTTAATAAGGTAATAATCTAAATCCCATATTTAACACAAAGTGGTATGATAATTTGATAGAATAACACAAAGTATGCATGCCCGATATTATAATCTCTTTATATTGAAAATTCAAAAGTTCGATAGCAAGATATATAGTACTAATTGGCCGCTTTGTATTAGTTCTTGTCATCACCATTGAGGCCCATTATAAAAGCGTTTCCTTTGGTTTTCATTTTAACTTTACGAAGCCAAAAGGAggacttaaaaaaaatttaataagcAGTTGAAAACATGATACATATGTTTCCAAAACAAAATCCCAAAGACAATAACTACCCAAATGTAGCTCGATGAGAGGCCTCAATTTGCTATGTTAATCTTACCATAAGCCCACCTGGTTCCTCCTTTTCTCGTCAGCCCAACAAAGAAAACGTAAAGGGCAATAAGAGGGCAAAATTATATATGTGGTTGTGGTGGCTTTAATATCCATTTGTAGTTGCACTTTTCCTGGAGGTCCGAAAGAACGGATAAACTTTGTCCAACAAATATAACATAAGTTCCAAAATTCCATCAGGCAGAGATGACGGTACTGCAAACAAGTTGCTTCAGCATCATCCCATCACTAAATTCTAAGTTCAATGATTCCAATCTGATCATTAGGGTAGCTGAAAAGCAACGGAAACAGCCAAGGATTACATCTTTTGCGGCAAAATCTGGTGGTTTTTCACTTAATTCGGTACTTCTTGCATTAACATGTTCATTCTTTTTGGGCATCTATGTGTTGAATGTTGCTTAATTtaatggtttttctttttttgttttcacaTAAATCACTATTTTTGCAGAATGAAGTTCAATGCTATTAATTAGTAGGGATTATGATTATGATCAAGTTCTTCTAAACTCATATTAATTTGCAGATACTCAAAAAGTGTGAAAGATGTGGAGGTCAAGGTGCTATAGAATGTCCTGGATGTAAGGTAGAGGTTACACAAGTATCAaagaccaaaagaaaaggaggaataTTAAGGACTTAAATTTTTCCAATCCTCttccacccccccccccctcctttCTTCCACTTTTATATTCGTTCATGGAATTTAATTAACACTCGATTGTTGATACTTATGCAGGGTACAGGAAAGAATAAAAAGAATGGGAATATCTTTGAGCGGTGGAAGTATGTATTCTTTTCCAAATGAAATGCCATCAAGATTACGAAGGATAGAGAgagacaacaaaaaaaaaaaaatggaacaaagACAAATTAAAATTGTTTATGGtcatttgtttagttaattgttTCAAACTGAGGTAATCTAATTCATGGTTTTATCTAATTCAATGGTATTTAGATGCTTTGATTGCCAAGGATTTGGATTGAAGAGTTGCCCTGTTTGTGGTAAAGGGGGCCTCACACCAGAACAACGGGGTGAAAGATGATGTCCCAGTGTAAGGAAGCTGACATGGTATTCAACTCAAGTACTATTGTTTTGGTACATAAAGCTCTGTGAAAATATGAACTTTGGCTAGGAAAGCGTGTTTGTATGAAGAGATATGACAAGAAATTCAATTCAagttttattttactttttgtgGATTTTCTTGCAAGTGACTATTACACACTTGTTGATACAGATTACAGAAGACTTTCCATGTAAATGAATTCACTTACATCTGtccaacaaataaaaaaaaaaattatttacccGCTCTTCAAAGATTTGGATACCATCCAACTTTATCTCTCTCAAAATTAATACTTAATATTATAGGGTCTACAGGGAAAGGCgaataattctttttttgtttaattgtttCACGGTTCTCTTACTTCTTAGTTCTTTAGCTTATATCTTCTTTTAGTTTGCCAGTAAGATTGGTGATTTTATTGTTCTAACAATACTCAGCTGCATGCTTGCCAAGTCAAGCGAATTACAATAGCTAAGGTCTAGACGTTGATCTttatttgttcttttcttttttcttgttctttctatGGGTAACAATTCGAGACGATCTGAATTTTGGACACAAGAGTTGGGGATGGGAGGATATGGGGAAGGGTGGAAGGCATTTAAAACAAGAGGAGGACTAGTTAAATGGTAGGTACCTCACATAGTGCATACACTGTTACGTTTAGATGTACGGCAcgtgtaaaatttaaatttcaaattcaaattcggatAATATATCATGCATTAAATAGTGAAAGTACATATATTGTTAATGTGTAGAacattaatcttatatatatatatatatatatatatatatgtatagggCTAATAGGACACTTTCTAATCCAATCGGACAGTTTGGGAATATATTGGGCCACCGGCAATAGCTTCAATTGTTCAAGAAAATCTGTAATGTTCGTTAACAAACCTAAGGTGGGAATTCTAATGCATGAAGTAGCACCTAGATTTATTGTCCTATGGAAGACACTTTTTTCACTTGAATCACACTCATGATATATTGTCAATTTCTCaatgtgtgtttggatagagaatCGTTTGAACCGTTAGTCAAAATAATTGTTGTAGcacttttataattttatatatgtgagataaaaaagctGTTAGAACTGCGAAAAAATGATTCAAAACCGTGTTTATAACGTGAATAAGAtgatatatttaaaaattttttataatgaCTTTCTTATCATCCTCATAAATATCACTAACTCTTCCCATTAGAGCACTTCAAATCCTTTGTATTGGAATTACTCTCCATCTCTCATCTGTCCGTATTTATATGGTTGCCACATGTATTTATGCATTGATAACTCAAGCAAACGGATAACAAACTCGATCAACAAGTCAAACGCTTGTTTGAATTATCAATATGTAAATACACATGACAGCTATATAAGTATGAGAGAGATGAGACAGAAGGCAATTTTGGAACAGAGGATTCTAAGTGAATTTCGACTAGCACTGTACTAGTAAACCCATAATAGATAAGAAATACCAAACTAAATTTGGCGCAGACTTGGGAATAAACTAGAAACTGGCCGCATGCTAATTGGGTAATTACTAAATTAATAGaacttggttt
Protein-coding regions in this window:
- the LOC113714393 gene encoding uncharacterized protein; translated protein: MTVLQTSCFSIIPSLNSKFNDSNLIIRVAEKQRKQPRITSFAAKSGGFSLNSILKKCERCGGQGAIECPGCKGTGKNKKNGNIFERWKCFDCQGFGLKSCPVCGKGGLTPEQRGER